AGCACCGCGCAGTTCAACGGTATGAACATGCTCACCGGACGGTTCGCCCGGCAGGCGGGAGACAACACGGTTACCGCTTCAATGTGGCTGCACATCGGCGCGAATATGGATCAGCGTTCGCAGGTGTTCATCGGCACCATGACGGCGACCGCGCTGAACCTGCGCAATTTCGGCGACGAATCCATCATTTCCCTGGAATCACCCGACAGCGCAAACCGCGCGATCGGTACGCTCGACGAAGCGCTTAAAACGATCAACAAACAGCGAGCGGATCTGGGTGCGTATCAGAATCGCCTCGAATATACGGTTACCGGCTTGAGCATCGGCTCCGAAAACCTTCAGGCCGCCGAATCGCGCATTCGCGACACGGACATGGCCAAGGAAATGGTCGATTTTACCAAAAATCAGGTGCTGCAGCAGGCCGGTACGGCGATGCTCGCGCAGGCGAATCAGTCCACGCAGAGCGTCCTGAGTCTGCTCAAATAAAACGGGAATTTAAAACGCCGCCCGTCCGCGAAAGCTGCGGGCGAGCGTCAATCGGTCGGCGTATTCAAGATCACCGCCGACCGGCAATCCCGACGCAAGGCGCGTTACGGTTACGCCGGTTTTGGCCAGCAGTTTCTGTAAATACAGCGCCGTCGTGTCGCCTTCAACCGTCGGGTTCGTTGCGATGATAACTTCGGTAACGGAACCGTCGCCGAGGCGTTCCATCAGCTTTCCGATCGAAAGCTGTTCCGGCCCCACGCCGTCGAGCGGCGCGATCACACCGCCGAGTACGTGAAACAAGCCGCGGAACTCGCGCGACGCTTCTATGGTCTGCACGTCCTGCGGCTGTTCAACCACACACAGCAAATTTCGCTCCCGCAGCGGATCCGAACAAATCGCACACGGATCTTCTTCCGTATACGAGCCGCACACGGAACACGGTTTTATTTTATCCTGAAGCACCGCTATCTGCTGGGCAAAACGCAG
This sequence is a window from Treponema brennaborense DSM 12168. Protein-coding genes within it:
- the recR gene encoding recombination mediator RecR, translating into MNALEELTESFSRLPGIGKKSASRISNYLLKADRGFMLRFAQQIAVLQDKIKPCSVCGSYTEEDPCAICSDPLRERNLLCVVEQPQDVQTIEASREFRGLFHVLGGVIAPLDGVGPEQLSIGKLMERLGDGSVTEVIIATNPTVEGDTTALYLQKLLAKTGVTVTRLASGLPVGGDLEYADRLTLARSFRGRAAF
- a CDS encoding flagellin, which codes for MVINHNMSAMFSQRTTNATNGATQKNMEKLSSGMKINRAGDDASGLAVSEKMRSQVRGLNQAATNAQNGISFIQTTEGYLQETTDIVQRIRELAVQSSNGIYTDEDRMQIQVEVSSLVAEVDRIASTAQFNGMNMLTGRFARQAGDNTVTASMWLHIGANMDQRSQVFIGTMTATALNLRNFGDESIISLESPDSANRAIGTLDEALKTINKQRADLGAYQNRLEYTVTGLSIGSENLQAAESRIRDTDMAKEMVDFTKNQVLQQAGTAMLAQANQSTQSVLSLLK